From one Prochlorococcus marinus XMU1404 genomic stretch:
- a CDS encoding 23S rRNA (pseudouridine(1915)-N(3))-methyltransferase RlmH, giving the protein MLQSNRLAIYAIGKIKKLWIRDGINQYKKRMPELIINELKTFNLNNLRSNNNIIICLSEEGKQFNSVELCSLLLNFKNKKINFLIGDTDGISSDIKKNSDLIFSLSPLTFPHELARLILVEQIYRAISISNNSPYHRS; this is encoded by the coding sequence ATGCTTCAGAGTAATAGATTAGCAATTTATGCTATCGGCAAAATAAAAAAACTTTGGATTAGAGATGGAATTAATCAATATAAAAAAAGAATGCCTGAACTTATCATTAATGAGTTAAAGACTTTTAATTTAAATAATCTTAGATCTAATAACAATATTATTATATGCCTAAGTGAAGAAGGGAAACAGTTTAATTCAGTTGAACTATGTTCCTTACTCTTGAATTTTAAAAATAAAAAAATTAATTTCTTAATAGGTGATACTGATGGAATAAGTTCAGATATAAAAAAAAATTCAGATCTTATATTTAGTCTTTCTCCTTTAACTTTTCCTCATGAATTAGCTAGATTAATCCTTGTCGAGCAAATCTATAGAGCTATTTCTATATCTAACAACTCCCCTTACCATCGTTCTTAA
- a CDS encoding AI-2E family transporter, with product MNSSLYFKLVVILITSLIIWTLRDFLLLIVCSLVISNIVCNLCNQIQKGLKIPRSLSLFLVLTVISVIVFTIFILVLPPFIKEFNEILVDIPNGLSKINILINTNLNKFNSLFYGEQPENVIDIFSLINNVVTIPDASTIAKAIQESFKNLINIAGNLGSGLLKLIFVLAVSLMISIEPKQYKENILLLIPKNYRNKFRNILEKCNIALANWTFSMVISSLSVGLLSLIVLSILDVKYVVSNALIAMVLNIIPNIGPVISGIFPISIALLDNFWKPLAVLGAYVIIQNIESYIIMPSIMKKKANLLPGLTLISQFGFTFIFGPLGLILSLPLAVVIQVLIKESFKDI from the coding sequence TTGAATAGTTCATTATATTTCAAGTTAGTAGTAATATTAATCACTTCGTTAATAATATGGACTTTAAGAGATTTTCTCCTTTTAATAGTTTGTTCTTTAGTAATTTCAAATATTGTATGTAATTTATGCAATCAAATACAAAAGGGCTTGAAAATCCCCCGATCGCTTTCTTTGTTTCTTGTCTTAACCGTTATTTCAGTAATAGTATTTACTATTTTTATTCTTGTATTGCCTCCGTTTATAAAAGAATTCAATGAAATACTTGTTGATATTCCAAATGGTTTATCAAAAATAAATATTTTGATTAATACAAATTTGAACAAATTTAATAGCCTATTTTATGGCGAACAACCCGAAAATGTTATAGACATATTCAGTCTTATAAATAATGTAGTTACCATTCCAGATGCTTCAACTATTGCAAAAGCTATTCAAGAAAGCTTTAAAAATTTAATAAATATAGCGGGGAATCTGGGTTCCGGTCTTTTGAAATTAATATTTGTATTAGCAGTGAGTTTGATGATTTCTATTGAACCAAAACAGTATAAAGAAAATATACTTCTTTTAATTCCAAAAAATTATCGCAACAAATTTAGAAATATTCTGGAAAAATGCAATATTGCATTAGCAAATTGGACCTTTTCTATGGTTATAAGCTCATTATCAGTAGGTCTATTATCATTAATAGTTTTGTCTATATTAGATGTCAAATATGTTGTCTCAAACGCTTTAATAGCAATGGTTCTTAATATAATTCCAAATATAGGTCCAGTTATTAGTGGTATATTTCCAATCTCAATTGCACTACTTGATAATTTTTGGAAGCCACTGGCTGTTTTAGGAGCATATGTAATAATTCAAAATATTGAAAGCTATATAATAATGCCATCTATAATGAAGAAAAAAGCAAACTTACTTCCTGGTTTGACATTAATATCACAATTTGGATTTACATTCATTTTTGGTCCATTAGGCTTAATACTTTCTCTTCCATTAGCTGTAGTAATTCAGGTTTTAATCAAAGAATCATTTAAAGATATTTAA
- a CDS encoding pyruvate dehydrogenase complex E1 component subunit beta → MAGTLLFNALKEAIDEEMSNDVNVCVMGEDVGQYGGSYKVTKDLYEKYGELRVLDTPIAENSFTGMAVGAAMTGLRPIVEGMNMGFLLLAFNQISNNMGMLRYTSGGNYKIPAVVRGPGGVGRQLGAEHSQRLEAYFHAVPGIKIVACSTPTNAKGLMKAAIRDDNPVLFFEHVLLYNLSEELPEGDYTCALDQADVVKEGKDITLLTYSRMRHHCLKAVEELEKKGIDVELIDLISLKPFDMDTISKSIRKTNKVIIVEECMKTGGIGAELIALITEECFDDLDTRPIRLSSQDIPTPYNGNLENLTIIQPHQIVEKVEDLIGGSI, encoded by the coding sequence GTGGCTGGAACATTATTATTTAATGCTTTGAAAGAGGCAATTGATGAAGAGATGTCAAATGATGTAAATGTTTGCGTTATGGGGGAAGATGTTGGTCAATATGGAGGATCTTATAAGGTAACTAAGGATTTATATGAAAAATATGGAGAGTTAAGAGTCTTAGATACTCCAATTGCAGAGAATAGTTTTACGGGTATGGCTGTTGGTGCAGCAATGACTGGCTTAAGACCAATAGTAGAAGGAATGAATATGGGTTTTTTGCTTTTAGCTTTTAATCAGATATCAAATAATATGGGTATGCTTAGATATACAAGTGGCGGAAATTATAAAATACCAGCAGTAGTTCGTGGACCTGGAGGAGTTGGTCGTCAACTTGGTGCTGAGCACAGTCAAAGACTTGAAGCATATTTCCATGCAGTTCCTGGCATAAAGATTGTTGCATGTAGTACACCTACAAATGCTAAAGGTTTAATGAAAGCAGCTATAAGAGATGATAATCCGGTTCTATTTTTCGAACATGTTCTTTTATACAACTTATCTGAAGAATTACCTGAGGGTGATTATACTTGCGCTTTAGATCAGGCTGACGTTGTAAAAGAAGGGAAAGATATTACTTTATTGACTTATTCAAGAATGAGGCATCACTGCCTTAAAGCTGTTGAAGAATTAGAAAAAAAAGGAATAGATGTTGAGTTAATAGATTTAATAAGTTTAAAACCATTTGATATGGATACCATCTCAAAATCAATAAGAAAAACAAATAAAGTAATTATTGTTGAAGAATGTATGAAGACTGGAGGTATTGGTGCAGAATTAATTGCCTTGATAACAGAAGAGTGTTTTGATGATCTTGATACCCGTCCAATTAGATTATCTAGTCAGGATATTCCAACTCCTTATAATGGAAATCTTGAGAATTTGACAATAATCCAACCACATCAAATAGTTGAAAAAGTTGAAGACTTAATTGGTGGGAGTATATAA
- the secF gene encoding protein translocase subunit SecF, producing the protein MKYNLELIKNKKKIISFSTVLILLSLLGILYSAFNTSYKKPINLGMDFVGGNELRIERVCEAECSNVSPDSVLENLREISKNKNVLNNIKLQFQNNNKLISIRTPYLSIEESNNLITNLDNIIGPLNYESKDSRLIGPKLGKRLLTNCVTSLLVSLFAISLYITIRFDKKYALFALLALFHDLFIVFGIFSWLGIILSVEVNSLFAVSLLTIAGYSVNDTVVIFDRIRENLKSKKEGYNETIQLSVNESFRRTTFTSITTLIPLLSIILFGSYSLFWFSLALSLGIIVGSYSSILLAPSLLLND; encoded by the coding sequence ATGAAATACAATCTTGAACTAATAAAAAATAAAAAAAAGATAATTAGTTTCTCAACTGTTCTCATTTTGTTGAGTCTTCTAGGAATTTTATATTCTGCATTTAATACTTCTTATAAGAAACCTATAAATTTAGGGATGGATTTTGTTGGGGGAAATGAACTAAGAATAGAAAGAGTTTGTGAAGCGGAATGTTCTAATGTTTCCCCTGATTCAGTTTTGGAAAATTTAAGAGAGATTTCTAAAAATAAAAATGTTTTAAATAATATTAAATTACAATTCCAAAATAATAATAAATTAATTTCAATAAGAACACCTTATTTAAGTATCGAAGAATCAAATAATCTTATTACTAATCTTGATAATATTATTGGACCTCTGAATTATGAGAGTAAGGATTCAAGATTAATAGGTCCAAAGCTTGGGAAAAGATTACTTACTAATTGTGTTACTTCATTGTTGGTTTCTTTATTTGCAATTTCTTTATATATAACCATTAGATTTGATAAAAAATATGCATTATTTGCATTATTAGCCTTATTCCATGATTTATTTATTGTTTTCGGTATATTCTCTTGGTTGGGAATTATATTATCCGTCGAGGTAAACAGTTTATTTGCTGTGTCATTGTTAACTATTGCTGGTTATTCTGTTAATGATACAGTTGTTATATTTGATAGAATTCGTGAGAATTTAAAATCAAAGAAAGAAGGCTATAACGAAACTATTCAATTATCAGTTAACGAATCATTTAGAAGAACAACTTTTACCAGTATTACAACCCTTATCCCTTTATTAAGCATAATTTTGTTTGGATCTTACTCACTATTTTGGTTTTCTTTGGCCTTATCATTAGGAATAATAGTTGGAAGTTATTCAAGTATTTTATTGGCTCCATCTTTGTTGCTGAATGACTGA
- the mnmH gene encoding tRNA 2-selenouridine(34) synthase MnmH, which yields MYFKRKELEKFRSLKGPLIDVRSPGEYYKGHMPNSINIPLFDNDERSIIGTIYKKEGRKKAVIEGLKFFEKKMEFILDNLFMSIESYKNFPNKNNEFFIRIYCSRGGMRSQSIAWLLEKYKLNPITLKGGYKIYRRCVLDSFSKKLNIVVIGGKTGTGKTRLLSLLEKYKYQTIDLEGFACHRGSTFGGLGMKEQPSNEQFENIIAEKLNSFKCSKNIFVEAESANIGKCKIPHEFFNQMKHSRRIEILRSESNRLDELIDTYSVFKKEELQESVLRIKKRLGPQRTKIALDSINNEKWALVCKAVLDYYDKCYEFEKVGKTNITFLDLTDKKYDERILELINNVL from the coding sequence ATGTATTTCAAAAGAAAAGAACTAGAGAAATTTAGAAGTTTAAAAGGACCACTTATAGATGTTAGAAGCCCAGGTGAATATTATAAAGGACACATGCCTAATTCTATTAACATTCCACTATTTGATAATGATGAGAGATCAATAATTGGCACGATTTATAAAAAAGAAGGAAGAAAAAAAGCAGTGATAGAGGGATTAAAATTTTTTGAAAAAAAAATGGAATTTATTCTTGATAATTTATTCATGAGTATTGAGTCTTATAAAAATTTTCCTAATAAAAATAACGAATTTTTTATCAGAATATATTGTTCTAGAGGAGGAATGCGTTCACAAAGCATTGCTTGGCTACTAGAAAAATATAAATTAAATCCAATAACACTTAAGGGAGGCTATAAAATATACAGAAGATGTGTATTAGATAGTTTCTCAAAAAAGTTGAATATAGTAGTTATTGGCGGAAAAACAGGAACAGGGAAGACAAGATTATTATCATTACTAGAGAAATATAAATATCAAACTATTGATCTTGAAGGATTTGCTTGTCATAGAGGAAGTACATTTGGAGGTTTAGGAATGAAAGAACAACCTTCAAATGAACAATTTGAAAATATAATTGCAGAAAAATTAAATTCTTTTAAATGTTCTAAAAATATTTTTGTAGAAGCTGAAAGTGCAAATATTGGTAAATGCAAAATTCCTCATGAATTCTTCAATCAGATGAAACATTCTAGGAGAATTGAAATTTTAAGAAGCGAATCTAACAGGTTAGATGAGCTTATAGATACTTATAGTGTTTTTAAGAAAGAGGAACTCCAAGAATCTGTATTAAGGATCAAAAAAAGATTAGGGCCGCAAAGAACAAAAATAGCTCTTGATTCAATTAATAATGAGAAATGGGCCTTAGTTTGCAAAGCAGTTCTAGATTATTACGATAAGTGTTATGAATTTGAAAAGGTTGGCAAAACAAATATAACGTTTTTAGATTTAACCGACAAAAAATATGATGAAAGGATTCTAGAGTTAATAAATAATGTTTTATAA
- the psb28 gene encoding photosystem II reaction center protein Psb28, which yields MKENKTAKIQFYEGTDEPVVPEIRLTRSKDGTTGQALFLFEKPQALSSITDGEITGMRMIDSEGEILTREVKVKFVDGEPIFLEAVYIWKKTSDFDRFMRFANSYAKSNGLGYSEKK from the coding sequence ATGAAAGAAAATAAAACTGCAAAAATACAATTTTACGAGGGGACTGATGAACCAGTTGTGCCTGAAATAAGACTGACTAGGAGCAAAGATGGTACCACCGGCCAAGCATTATTTTTGTTCGAAAAACCTCAGGCATTATCTTCAATTACAGACGGTGAAATAACAGGTATGCGTATGATTGATTCCGAAGGAGAAATACTAACTAGGGAAGTTAAAGTAAAGTTTGTTGATGGAGAACCCATATTTTTAGAAGCAGTTTATATTTGGAAGAAAACATCAGACTTTGATAGATTTATGAGATTTGCAAATAGTTATGCCAAATCAAACGGATTAGGATATTCTGAAAAGAAGTAA
- a CDS encoding LexA family protein — protein sequence MDSFDSTTKRFGIPLLTDSISAGFPSPADDYTEENIDLNEHLISNPFSTFFLRVKGDSMINAGIKDKDLIIVDKSLTARPGNIIIAMIDGEFTIKRLSIKNNELYLKAENHNYPDFRFKNHIDVQIWGVVIYSIHSYL from the coding sequence TTGGATTCCTTTGATTCAACTACTAAAAGGTTCGGAATTCCCTTATTAACTGATTCGATATCAGCAGGGTTTCCTTCTCCTGCAGATGACTATACGGAAGAAAATATTGATTTAAACGAACATTTAATATCTAATCCGTTTAGCACTTTTTTTCTTAGAGTTAAAGGTGACTCAATGATAAATGCAGGAATTAAAGATAAAGATTTAATAATAGTAGACAAGAGCTTAACAGCCAGGCCAGGGAATATCATCATTGCGATGATAGACGGAGAATTTACAATAAAAAGATTATCTATAAAAAATAATGAATTATATTTAAAAGCAGAAAATCATAATTATCCTGATTTTAGATTTAAAAACCATATTGATGTGCAGATATGGGGAGTTGTTATTTATTCAATACATAGCTATTTATGA
- a CDS encoding DUF3082 domain-containing protein — translation MADNNNENIEKNIPEKGPLNFIVGSLTSFLLFIFFYFLSNKIVIYFSVHKPSNSSEIVQNISSSINTLIIGLSFLLTFSFAFIGIGLFIVFIRSFFLKKN, via the coding sequence GTGGCTGATAATAATAATGAGAATATTGAAAAAAACATTCCCGAAAAAGGACCATTAAATTTTATTGTAGGATCATTAACAAGTTTTTTATTATTTATATTTTTTTATTTTTTAAGTAATAAAATTGTAATTTATTTTTCAGTACATAAACCATCTAATTCTTCTGAAATAGTCCAAAATATTTCTTCTAGTATTAATACCTTAATAATTGGATTATCTTTTTTGCTAACTTTCTCTTTTGCTTTTATAGGTATAGGCCTTTTTATTGTATTTATTCGCAGTTTTTTTCTGAAGAAAAATTGA
- a CDS encoding Y-family DNA polymerase, protein MRISNIDAIALIDANNFYASCEQNINPHLRNKPVVILSNNDGCIIARSPEARALKIKMGTPYFKVKERLNKLDVAVLSSNYSLYGDMSRRLMNLLKNYCEQIEIYSIDEAFVSISRPNDENLYPWARSIRSLIYQNLGITITVGIGENKVRAKIANKLAKNIDYSAGIFDLARTENENNYLKRISIDKIWGVGKQTSNWLQSKGIKNARELRDMEENEIIKKLGIVGKRLQLELKGHRCLPIEKNKKSKKEIQVSRSFGTPITKLEDLTQALATHAIKASEKMRSQNLQSSNIRVFARTSKYSSQNYQRSAHRKLTNATDDTNSILKIVVELSKEIYNPEYKFSKAGVLMQDLTSSEYLQQSVINHKSQKDLRKSTNLMRTIDLLNKRFNNNAITWAITKNPKSWTINKNFLSRSSTTDIEQIPTIVK, encoded by the coding sequence ATGAGAATTTCAAATATTGATGCAATAGCTCTTATAGATGCTAATAATTTTTACGCGTCATGTGAACAAAATATTAATCCTCATTTGAGAAATAAACCAGTAGTAATTTTATCTAATAATGACGGATGTATCATTGCAAGAAGCCCTGAAGCACGAGCTTTAAAAATTAAAATGGGAACTCCGTATTTTAAGGTCAAAGAAAGACTAAATAAACTAGATGTAGCAGTCTTAAGCTCAAACTACTCGCTTTATGGGGATATGAGCAGAAGACTAATGAATTTACTGAAAAACTACTGTGAACAGATAGAAATTTATTCTATTGACGAAGCATTCGTCTCGATTTCTAGACCTAATGATGAAAATCTATATCCTTGGGCAAGAAGCATAAGATCATTAATATATCAGAATCTAGGGATTACCATAACAGTAGGAATAGGAGAAAATAAAGTAAGAGCAAAAATTGCTAATAAACTAGCTAAAAATATTGATTATTCAGCTGGAATATTTGATTTAGCTAGAACCGAAAATGAGAATAATTATTTGAAAAGAATTAGTATAGATAAGATATGGGGAGTCGGAAAACAAACCTCTAATTGGTTGCAAAGTAAAGGTATTAAAAATGCGAGAGAACTAAGAGATATGGAAGAAAATGAAATCATTAAGAAATTAGGCATCGTAGGGAAAAGACTGCAATTAGAACTGAAAGGCCATAGATGCCTGCCCATAGAAAAAAACAAGAAATCAAAAAAAGAAATTCAGGTGAGCAGGAGTTTCGGCACGCCTATCACAAAATTAGAAGACTTAACTCAAGCACTGGCAACTCACGCAATAAAAGCCTCTGAAAAAATGAGAAGTCAGAATTTGCAATCATCCAATATTAGAGTATTTGCTAGAACCAGTAAATATTCAAGTCAAAATTATCAAAGAAGTGCTCATAGAAAACTTACAAATGCAACAGATGACACAAACAGCATTTTAAAAATAGTAGTTGAATTATCTAAAGAAATTTATAATCCCGAATATAAATTCTCAAAAGCTGGTGTTTTAATGCAGGATTTAACAAGTAGCGAATATTTACAGCAATCAGTTATCAATCATAAATCTCAGAAAGACCTAAGAAAATCAACAAACCTTATGAGAACGATTGATTTATTAAATAAAAGATTTA
- the secD gene encoding protein translocase subunit SecD: MKRRQGWLFFIIFLLTLSVYLLVNYPLQLGLDLQGGSQLTLQIIKEEGNVTRDELEAVNSVIDKRVNNLGVSESNLQTLGGDQLILELPGEQNPLVASRVLGKTALLEFRTQKEGTSKDLKTLQLQRFSIKELIEQYSFSEKSQNDDNFLKVIQDDLKDIEQELNYASTSNDLYGKLIEIKKYIDKEIINLFIKTDLSGKDLINAGRRQEQTNSNWEVLLTFSNSGGEKFSEITKSVAGTNQLLAIILDGESISEASVGSQFASTGITGGSATISGNFSAEDARELEVQLKGGSLPLPIEIVETNTIGALLGSKNILKSLYAAISGLIFVGIFMIFNYRILGFVSVLSLVLYGFFNLALYSLIPVTLTLPGISGLILSIGMAVDANILIFERIREELNDGNTLTRSIDSGFQRANSSIVDGHITTLLSCFVLFLLGTNFVKGFAATLGIGVLISLFTSLNCSKTILRFFTTYQSLRQKNLYLPRNNFSN, from the coding sequence ATGAAAAGAAGGCAAGGTTGGCTTTTTTTTATTATATTTCTACTTACTTTATCTGTTTATCTATTAGTAAATTATCCCTTACAGTTGGGATTGGATTTACAAGGGGGTTCTCAACTTACACTACAAATTATTAAAGAAGAAGGTAACGTAACTAGGGATGAACTTGAAGCAGTCAATTCTGTTATAGATAAGCGTGTTAACAATTTAGGAGTTTCTGAGTCTAATTTGCAAACCCTCGGTGGAGATCAATTGATTTTAGAATTACCAGGTGAACAAAATCCATTAGTTGCTTCAAGGGTATTAGGTAAGACTGCTTTATTAGAATTTAGAACCCAAAAAGAAGGAACATCTAAAGATTTAAAAACCCTGCAATTACAGAGATTTAGTATTAAAGAATTAATTGAACAATATTCCTTTTCAGAAAAAAGTCAAAATGATGACAATTTCCTAAAAGTTATTCAAGATGATCTTAAAGATATAGAGCAAGAATTGAATTACGCATCTACTAGTAATGATTTATATGGGAAGTTAATTGAAATCAAAAAATATATTGATAAAGAAATTATAAATTTATTTATTAAAACAGATTTATCTGGTAAGGATCTTATTAACGCAGGAAGGAGACAAGAACAAACAAATAGTAATTGGGAAGTTTTATTAACTTTTAGTAATTCAGGAGGTGAAAAGTTTTCAGAAATCACAAAGTCAGTTGCTGGAACTAATCAACTATTGGCTATTATTCTTGATGGCGAATCAATAAGTGAAGCTAGTGTTGGTAGTCAGTTTGCTAGTACTGGGATTACAGGTGGATCAGCAACAATAAGCGGTAATTTTAGTGCTGAAGATGCTAGAGAATTAGAGGTTCAACTTAAAGGTGGTTCATTGCCATTGCCAATAGAAATAGTAGAAACTAATACAATAGGAGCTCTATTGGGATCCAAAAATATTTTAAAAAGTCTTTATGCAGCAATTAGTGGATTAATTTTTGTTGGTATATTTATGATTTTTAATTATAGAATTCTAGGTTTTGTTTCAGTTCTTTCTCTAGTACTTTATGGTTTCTTTAATTTGGCCCTATATTCTTTAATTCCTGTAACTTTAACTTTACCTGGAATTTCTGGTCTTATACTTAGCATTGGTATGGCTGTTGATGCAAATATTCTTATATTTGAGAGAATTAGAGAAGAATTAAATGACGGTAATACTCTTACAAGATCTATTGATAGCGGTTTTCAAAGAGCTAATTCATCCATAGTTGATGGCCATATTACAACTCTTCTTAGTTGTTTTGTATTGTTTTTATTAGGAACAAATTTTGTTAAGGGTTTTGCGGCAACATTAGGTATTGGAGTCTTAATAAGCTTGTTTACCTCATTAAATTGTTCTAAAACTATTTTGCGATTTTTTACAACATATCAATCTTTGAGGCAGAAAAATCTCTATCTGCCAAGGAATAATTTTTCAAATTAA
- the rsmA gene encoding 16S rRNA (adenine(1518)-N(6)/adenine(1519)-N(6))-dimethyltransferase RsmA, producing MNSKNYHQKKRFGQHWLVNKKILEKIKEVAVLNENDFILEIGPGKGALTSKLLDSEIKKLHAIELDKDLINLLNDKFTNNDKFSLQQGDILSVDLDSINKKITKVIANIPYNITGPILDIFIGRLGIIRNYNYEKIIFLMQKDVVDRILSKEGGPNAGALSIRMQLLSKIKRICDVAPSSFSPPPKVYSSLVVFEPIKNDLRMDLSLEKYIDKLLRISFNSRRKMLRNTLNSILSNEEINELSESSKICFNLRPQDISIDQWIKLAENCIKIKK from the coding sequence ATGAATTCTAAAAACTATCATCAAAAAAAAAGATTTGGACAACATTGGTTGGTAAATAAAAAAATATTAGAAAAAATTAAAGAAGTTGCTGTTCTTAATGAAAATGACTTTATTTTAGAAATTGGTCCTGGTAAAGGAGCTTTAACATCTAAGTTGTTAGATTCAGAAATAAAAAAATTACATGCAATTGAATTAGATAAAGATTTAATAAATTTATTAAATGATAAATTCACTAATAATGATAAGTTTTCACTGCAGCAGGGAGATATTCTTTCTGTAGATTTAGATTCTATTAATAAGAAGATTACAAAAGTGATTGCAAATATTCCTTACAATATAACTGGCCCGATATTGGATATTTTCATAGGTCGATTGGGCATTATAAGAAACTATAATTACGAAAAAATAATATTTTTAATGCAGAAAGACGTTGTAGATAGGATCTTGTCAAAAGAAGGTGGTCCTAATGCTGGTGCGCTTAGTATAAGAATGCAACTTTTATCAAAAATAAAAAGAATATGTGATGTAGCGCCTTCATCATTTAGTCCGCCTCCAAAAGTTTATTCTTCTTTAGTAGTTTTCGAACCAATTAAAAATGATTTAAGAATGGACTTAAGTTTAGAAAAATATATAGATAAACTTCTTAGAATTTCATTTAATTCAAGAAGAAAAATGCTTAGAAATACTCTTAATTCAATACTTTCAAATGAAGAGATAAATGAATTATCTGAATCTTCAAAAATTTGTTTTAATTTAAGACCACAAGATATTTCAATTGACCAATGGATTAAGCTTGCAGAAAATTGTATTAAAATTAAAAAATAA
- the ispE gene encoding 4-(cytidine 5'-diphospho)-2-C-methyl-D-erythritol kinase, giving the protein MQDLAKTKINIKSPGKINLHLEVIGKREDGFHELAMIMQNIDLSDYLELEINNEGLIKLESDCNDLSLSEDNLIVKSANLLRKKSNIEYGANIFLRKNIPIGAGLAGGSSNAAATLIGLNKLWDLNLDQETLCSLASTLGSDIPFFINGGIQLCFGRGEILEKLDSNFEYGVILLKNPNVSVSTAETYKKYSNRFCDQYLTDREMIENIRKNLRDNGLNKFNFDNQHLSIKNDLQLVVENENDSVKQALYLLSKLENCLTFSMSGSGPTCFALFKDIETAKKELTANYKLFRNKGYDSWVCTFLEKGITFI; this is encoded by the coding sequence ATGCAAGATTTAGCTAAAACGAAAATTAATATAAAATCTCCTGGCAAAATAAATTTGCACCTTGAAGTTATTGGGAAAAGAGAGGATGGATTTCATGAGTTAGCAATGATTATGCAAAATATCGATCTTTCTGATTATTTAGAATTGGAAATTAATAATGAAGGTTTAATTAAACTTGAATCTGATTGTAATGATTTAAGCTTATCTGAGGATAACTTAATTGTTAAATCAGCAAACCTATTAAGGAAAAAATCAAATATAGAATACGGTGCGAATATATTTTTAAGAAAAAATATTCCAATTGGCGCAGGATTAGCTGGTGGATCCAGTAATGCAGCAGCAACATTAATTGGTCTTAATAAGTTATGGGATTTGAACTTAGATCAAGAAACATTATGTTCATTAGCATCTACTTTAGGATCTGATATTCCCTTTTTTATAAATGGTGGTATTCAATTATGTTTTGGAAGAGGAGAAATTTTAGAGAAATTAGATTCAAACTTTGAATATGGAGTAATTCTTTTAAAAAATCCAAATGTATCAGTATCTACAGCTGAAACTTATAAAAAATATAGTAATAGATTTTGTGATCAATATCTTACTGATAGAGAAATGATTGAGAACATAAGAAAAAATTTAAGAGATAATGGTTTAAATAAATTTAATTTTGATAATCAACATTTATCTATTAAAAATGATTTGCAGTTAGTTGTTGAAAATGAAAATGATTCTGTAAAGCAAGCATTATATTTACTTTCTAAATTAGAAAATTGTCTCACATTTTCAATGAGTGGATCAGGCCCTACATGCTTTGCACTTTTTAAAGATATAGAGACTGCTAAAAAAGAATTAACTGCAAATTATAAATTGTTTAGAAATAAAGGTTACGATTCATGGGTTTGCACTTTCCTTGAAAAGGGAATAACATTCATTTAA